The DNA window TCACCGGCCAGGCCTTTCGCCTGCCGCCGCAGGCCGAACCGGTGTTGACCCTGCCGCCGGGCTACGTGTCGTTGCAGCCGGCCAAAGCCTGGCGATTCGACGCCGACACGCCGCGGGTCGAGGTCGGCGGCTGGTCGCAGGGCGCCGTGCTGCGGCTGGGCCGCGGCCGCGCTGCGTTCTTCGGCGAGGCTGCGATGTTCAGCGCGCAGCGGCAAGGCGCGCAAGGCAAGCCGATGGGCATGAACGCGCCGGGTGCGGAGCGCAATTACCAGCTCGCGCTCAACATCGCGCACTGGCTGTCGGGGCGGCTGGATGCGCCGCCTGCGGCCGGCGGCGCAGTTCCGTAGCGATTCATCGCCGCGCCGCTAGCCTCAGGCCGATGCCGGAGGCGGCGTCCTTGCTTACCATGGGCGCCGCACGCCGTTTTCTTTCTTTCGTACGTTTCGTACGCCCCGCCGGAGTCCGCCATGTCCCGTTCGCTGCCCCGCGCCCTCAGCCTGAGCCTCGCCCTGAGCCTGGGGCTCGCCGCCACCTCCGCCGTGGCCGGCGAGACCGAGGACCAGCGCGCCCGCGATGCGGTGCGTGTGCTCGCCGACATCCAGCAGATTCCCGAGTCCTCGATTCCCGACAAGCTGTTCGACGAGGCCCGCGCGATAGTGGTGGTGCCCGACACGCTGAAGATCGGCCTGGTGGTCGGCGGCCGCCGCGGCCATGGCCTGGTCTCGGTCAAGAACCCCGACGGCACCTGGTCCAACCCCAGCTTCGTCAAGCTCACCGGCGGCAGCGTCGGCTTCCAGGCCGGCGTGCAGTCCTCCGACATCGTATTGGTGTTCCGCGGCGCGCGCGGCCTGGATTCGATCGTCAACGGCAAGGTCACCCTGGGCGCCGACGCCAGCGTCGCCGCCGGCCCCGTCGGGCGCACCGCCGCCGCCGCCACCGACGGCCAGCTCAAGGCCGAGATCTGGTCGTGGTCGCGCGCGCGCGGCCTGTTCGCCGGCATCGCCCTCGACGGCGCCGCGCTGTCGATCGACGACGACGCCAACCAGGCGGTGTACGGCGAAGGCAGCACGCCGCGGATGATCTTCGAAGGCCGCGCGGCCGGGCAGCCCTCGACCGCGGTGGTGGACTTCCGCGACCGCCTGGAGGAGGCCAGCGCCACCGCGCGCGCCAATCGCAGCGCCGAGGATCAGCGGCCGGCGTTGGGCGCCACGGTCTACCCCGAATCCGGCGCGGCGCCGGTCGCGCCGCGCGCACCGGCGCGCGAGCGCCTGGCCCCGGCCCAGCCGGCGCAGCCCGCCGAGCCGGGCCAGCCGCAGCCGTTCGAAACCGTGCCGGCCAATCCGGCCAAGGTCGAACCGCTGCCCTGAACCGCGCCGCGGGCGTGACTGACGGCCTATTGCAACGAAAACCCCGCAATTGCGCGCTGCGCGCGGTCTGTGCTGTCGCCGAGGTTGCGGTATCCTCGGACTCCCGGGTCGTGCGCAGCGATCGCCCGGCCGCGGGGCGTTCGCCGGCCCGCCGGTTTCAGGGCCAGGCCGCCGCCGTTCCGGTTCATCTACAGGTTCCTACAGGACACCGCCATGGGCAGCATGAGTTGGATTCACTGGGTCGTCGTCCTGCTGATCGTCGTTCTCGTGTTCGGCACCAAACGCCTGGGCAACATCGGCAAAGACGTCGGCGAAGCCGTCAAGGGCTTCAAGAAGGGCATGCAGGACGACGACAAGCCGTCCGCGCAGCTCGGCGACGAAAGCCGCCGCAACGACAGCAACGCCGCCTCGCGCAACGACGAGCACACCCCGCGCTGACGCCGCGGCGCCGACGCTTCCGCCCCCGCCCGGCTTTACCGCATGTTCGACATAGGCTTCTCTGAAGTCTTCGTGATCGCGATCGTCGCTTTGATCGTGCTCGGACCCGAGCGCCTGCCCAAGGCAGCGCGCTTCGCCGGCCTGTGGGTGCGGCGCGCGCGCGCGCAGTGGTACTCGGTCAAGTCCGAGCTCGAGAACGAGCTCGCCGACGAAGAGCTCAAGCGCAGCCTGCGCCAGGCCCAGTCCGACCTGCGCGACGCCCAGGCCCAGCTGCGCGACAGCGGCCAGGCGATGCGCAACGAGGTCGACGAGCTCAACCGCCGCATCGCCGCGCCGGCCGGTGCCGGCGCGACGCAAGCGCCGGCGGCCGAAGTTCCGCCGGACGATGCCGCGCCCGCCAGCGCGCCGCCGGAGCCGGCGCGCGACGATGCGGCGAACGTCGCCGCCGGCGACACGCCGTTGCCGACCCACGACGCATCGTCGTCGTTCGATCACGGCCACGCCGGCGCGGCCTTGCCCGACTACCGCCCCCGCAGCCCGAGCACGACTTCCGACGATGAGCGACGCTGATCTTCCGCCGCACGGCGACGCCGGCGACGCGACGGCCGAGCCGCGTCTGCTCGACCATCTGATCGAACTGCGCGCGCGCCTGCTGCGCGGCGTGGTCGGCCTGATCGTGGTGTTCCTCGGCCTGTTGCCGTTCGCCAACAAGCTCTACCACTACCTGGCCACGCCGCTGCTGGCCAAGCTGCCCGCCGGCAGCCAGCTGATCGCGGTCGAGGTCGCTTCGCCGTTCTCGGCGCCGATCAAGCTGGCCTTCTTCGCCGCGCTGATGATCTCGATGCCATGGCTGCTGTACCAGGCCTGGGCCTTCGTCGCGCCCGGGCTGTACAAGCGCGAGAAGCGCCTGGCCCTGCCGCTGCTGGTGTCGGCGCTGTCGCTGTTCTACATCGGCTGCGCGTTCGCGTTCTTCCTGGTGCTGCCGTCGGTGTTCGGCTTCCTGGTCAAGGTCACCCCGAGCGGGGTGGCGATGATGACCGACATCAACGCCTACCTGGATTTCGTCCTGATCCTGTTCCTGGCCTTCGGCATCAGCTTCGAAGTGCCGGTGGCGCTGGTGATCCTGTCCCTGCTCGGCTGGGTGACCCCGGCCCAGCTCAAGGAAGGGCGCGGTTACGCGGTGGTCGGTATCTTCATCATCGCCGCGGTGATCACCCCGCCCGACGTGGTCTCGCAGCTGATGCTGGCGATTCCGATGTGCGTGCTCTACGAACTCGGGATCATCGCCTCCAGGTGGGTCGCCTCCGACCGCGACCGCAGCGAAGCCGGCGACGCGCCCGGTTCATGACCGCGCCGGCCGGATTCTGGCCGCGCTATGCGGCCTGGTCGCTGGATGCGGCCGTCGTCGCCGCGGCGACGACGGTGCTGGGCGCGCCGTTATGGAGCGGATATTGCGAGGCGATGCGCCGCGGCTGGGCCGCGATCGGCCGCCGCACGGCGCAGATCATGGCCGACTCGGCGTTGGCCGATCTGAATTTCGCCGGCTTTTTTCGCCGTCTGTTGGCCGATCCGGCGCTGCACGCCGCCCTCGGCGAGGTCGGCGTCGCCTTCGGCGCCCTGCTGCTGGGCTGGCTGCTGGCCTATGCCGCGCTCGGCGCGGTCTACGAGGTGGCCTGCGTCGCCGGCCCGTGGCGGGCCACGCCGGGCAAGCGCGCGCTGGGCCTGCGCGTGGCCGCCGCCGACGGCGGCCGGCTCGGCGCCGGCCGCGCGGCCTTGCGCTACCTCGGCGGTGCGTTGTCCTGGCTGACCCTCAACATCGGCCATCTGGTCGCGGTGGCCAAGCCCGAGCAGCGCGCCCTGCACGACCGCCTGGCCGGGGCGCGGGTCGACTGCATCGACGCGCGCGGCATGCCGGCCTGGGCCTGGGCCTGGATCGGCCTGCAGCTTTTGGCCGCGCTGGCGGCCACGGCGTGGCTGAGCCTGGCGTTGCAGGCGGCGCTGGAGGCCGCGCTGGATCCGGGCATGCTGTGATTCGGGATTCGGGATTGGCAAGAGCGGCGATGCCGCCGTTGTAGGAGCGGCGTGAGCCGCGACCGCGACTTCGCGATTACGACGCGACCGGCCGCAGCGCGTCGCGGCTCACGCCGCTCCTACAGAAGCGGCGCCACGGCAGCCTGTCGTCAGGCCTCGAACTGGCCCGGGCGTGGCGTCGATGCGGCCGCGGCGGCGGCATCGGCTTCGTGGCCGAACACATCGCGCCAGGCGAAATAGCAGGTACCGCACAGCACCACCAGCACGGTCGCGCCGTAGGCGATCAACAGCACCATCGCCAGCAGCGAGCCGACCGCGGGGTGCAGCAGCGAACCGATCTGGGTCGCGACCATCGCCACCAGGGCGACGATCAGGCCGGAGATCATCACCGCGGCCATGAACAGCATCGCCGCCAGCAGGTAGGCGCCCAGGTTCCACAGCGAGGCGCCCAGGCTGCGCTTGACCGCCTCCGACAGGCCCAGGCCGGAGAACATGATCAGCGGCACCGCGATCAGCAGAATCGCGTTGGTGAAGTAGTTCGACAGCAGCTGCACCAGCATCATCAGGCCCGGATGCTCGGGCTCCGGCGGCGTCGCCACCCGGCCGCTGAGCGCATCGCGCAGCATTTCCAGATACTGCGACCAGTAGTCCTGGCCGGCCAGCCACACCACCAGCGCGCCGCTGATCAGGGTCAGCGCGATCTGGATCAGGCCCACGCCGGCCAGCGCCGACAGCTTGTGCTGGCGCAGCGGCGCGAACAGGTCGCGGGCGCGGGTCGGGCGCCCGGCCTCGGCTTCGCGGATCACGTGCATCAGCCCGGCCAACAGCACCGGCAGGGCCAGCACCAGCAGCACGAACATCGGAATCAGCGCGGTCGCTATCCCGCTCATGTCCGGGTCGGCGCTGCCGGCCAGGCTGCGCGCCGGCGTCGCCAGCAGCACCGCGAGCAGGTACAGCACGGCCATGAACAGCACCGCGGCGCCGAAGATCGCACGCGGGTTGCGAGCGCCCAGGTTGACCGCGCGCAGCAGCCATTGCACGCCGTGGCTCAGCGGCACCTTGCGTATCGGTTGGGTCATCGGTTCGGTCCCGGGGCGGGGCCCCTCGGTTGGAGCGCGCCCCGGCCGGGGCGCGCGATAAGGCGGAGAACACGGCGGCTCAGCGTCCGTGCAGGGCGCGGGCGTGGCCGACGAAGCGGCGCAGCACGCGCCGCGCATGCGGGGTCGCGCTCACCGCGCCGGCGATCGACTTCGGGCAATGGCCCTCGGTGCGCAGCGCGTCCTGTCGCGCACGTACGTAGCCGCGCATGTGGGTGGCGCTGAACTCGGGGTGGAACTGCACCCCCCAGGCGCGCTCGCCCCAGCGGAACGCATGGCAGGCATCGTGCGCCGAGCGCGCCAGCACGGTCGCGCCCTCGGGCGCGCGCAGCACGGTCTGCAGGTGGGTGGCCTGGGCCGGAAACTGCGCCGGCAGGCCGCCGAACAGCGGGTCTTCGCCGGCGCTGGGGTGCAGCTCCAGCGCGATCGTGCCCATCTCGCGCCCGCCCGGGTGATCGCCGACCTCGCCGCCGAGCGCGTGCGCCAGCAATTGGTGGCCGTAGCAGATGCCGAACAGCGGCAGGCGCGCGTGCGCGGCCTCGCGCAGCCACTGCGCGCTGCGTTCGCTCCACTCGGCGCGGTCGGTGACCATCGCGCCGGAGCCGGTGACGATCGCCCCGGCGAACCCTTCGCGGCTGGGCAGCGGCTCGCCGTGCTCGACATTGACCACGACGGCCTCGTCGCGGCTCAGGCCGGCGGCGACGCGGATCCAGTGCGGAAAGCCGCGATGGCGGCGCATGGAGGCGACCGGCTGGCCGGTCTCGAGGATCAGGAAGGGCGGATTCACGATCGGGCGGCGAGTGGGGGAGGCGCTGCGAAAACCGGGCCGGACCGTCGATCTGCGAGCCCGTCCAAAGCCCGGTATTGACAGGCTCGCGGGCCCGCCCGGCGGGGCTCGCCGTATACTAACCCGCTTTGCTGCACTGCGATGAGACCATGGACGCCAGCGACGCACCGACCCCGGTTCAGGGCCAGGACCCGACCCCCCAAGGCCTGACGTTCCAGGCCATGATCCAGCGCCTGAACGCCTATTGGGCCGAACAGGGCTGCGTGCTGATCCAGCCGCTGGACCTGGAAGTGGGCGCCGGCACCTTCCACCCGGCGACCTTCCTGCGCGCGCTGGGCCCGGAGCCGTGGAACGCCGCCTACGTCCAGCCCAGCCGCCGCCCGACCGACGGCCGCTACGGCGAGAACCCGAACCGCCTGCAGCGCTACTACCAGTACCAGGTGGCGATGAAGCCCAGCCCCGACAACATCGTCGAGCTGTACTTCGACTCGCTCAAGGCGCTCGGCGTCGACCCGCGCGTGCACGACCTGCGCCTGGTCGAGGACAACTGGGAATCGCCGACCCTCGGCGCCTGGGGCCTGGGCTGGGAGGTCTGGCTCAACGGCATGGAAGTCACCCAGTTCACCTATTTCCAGCAGGCCGGCGGCCTGGAGTGCAAGCCGGTGCTCGGCGAGATCACCTACGGCCTCGAGCGTCTGTGCATGTACCTGCAGAACGTCGACAACGTCTACGATCTGGTTTGGACCTACGGCCCGGACGGCACCCCGGTGACCTACGGCGACGTCTACCACCAGAACGAAGTCGAGCAGAGCGCGTACAACTTCGAGCACGCCGACGTGGCCGAGCTGTTCCACCGCTTCGACGCCTGCGAGAAGGAAGCCGCGAAGCTGATCGAGCTCGGCCTGCCGCTGCCGGCCTACGACCAGGTGTGCAAGGCCAGCCACAGCTTCAACCTGCTCGACGCGCGCCGCGCGATCAGCGTGACCGAGCGCCAGCGCTACATCCTGCGCGTGCGCAAGATCGCCCAGGGCGTGGCCGAGGCCTATTACGCGCAGCGCGAGAAGCTCGGTTTCCCGGGCCTCAAGCAGCCCAAGGCCGCTGCCTGACCCGATTCGCCCCTCTCCCGCCCGCGGGAGAGGGCCGGGGTGAAGGCGCCCCGACTCCGCACGCAACACCCCACATTTCCGGCGCCGTCCGCAGGACGCGCAGCGACAGCGCAAAGGCCACCGCATGAGCACGACCCAACCTCTCCTGATCGAACTCGGCACCGAGGAATTGCCGGTCAAGGCCCTGCCGGGCCTGGCCCAGGCCTTCTTCGACGGCGTCCTCGACGGCCTGCACAAGCGCGGCATCGGTTTCGAGCGCGACGGCGCCAAGCCGCTGTACACCCCGCGCCGCCTCGCTGTGCGGCTGAACGCGGTGCAGACGCAGCAGCCGGAGCAGAAGAGCGAAGTGCTCGGCCCCTATCTCAACATCGCCCTCGACGGCGACGGCCAGCCGACCAAGGCGCTGCAGGGCTTCGCCGCCAAGGCCGGGATCGACTGGACCGCGCTGGAGCGCACCAGCGACGCCAAGGGCGAGCGCTTCGTCCACCGCGCGGTCAAGCCCGGCGCCGACACCGCCAGCTTGCTGCCGGAGATCGTGCGCGAGGCGCTGGCGGCGATGCCGATTCCCAAGCCGATGCGCTGGGGCGACCACGACTATGGTTTCGCCCGCCCGGCGCACTGGCTGGTGCTGCTGTTCGGCAAGGACGTGGTGCCGGCGCAGGTGCTGGGCATCGCCAGCGACCGCATGAGCCGCGGCCATCGCTTCATGCACGACAAGCCGGTGTGGTTCAGCGCGCCGGAGGACTATGTCGAATCGCTGCGCAGCGCGCAGGTGCTGGTCGATCCGGACGAGCGCCGCGAGCGCATCGTGCGCGAAGTCGAACAGGCCGCGCGCGGCGCCGGCGGCGTCGCCCGCATCGACGAAGGCATCCTGGAAGAGGTCAACGGCCTGACCGAATGGCCGGTGGCGATCGCCTGCGGCTTCGAGCGCGAATTCCTGCGCGTGCCGCAGGAGGCGTTGATCGCGACCATGGAAGCCAACCAGAAATTCTTCCCGGTGCTCGACGGCGAAGGCCACCTGACCGAGCGCTTCATCGGCGTCGCCAACATCGTCAGCCGCGACGAGAACGAAGTGCGCAAGGGCTACGAGCGGGTGATCCGGCCGCGCTTCGCCGACGCCAAGTTCTTCTACGACGAAGACCTCAAGCAGGGGCTGGCGTCGATGGGCGAGGGCCTGAAGACGGTCAAGTACCAGGACAAGCTGGGCAGCGTGGCCGACAAGGTCGCGCGCGTCGCCGCGCTGGCCGAAGCGATCGCGCCGGCGGCCGGCGTCGACCCCGCACTGGCCAAGCGCGCCGCGTTGCTGTCGAAGAACGACCTGCAGTCGCGCATGGTCAACGAATTCCCGGAGTTGCAGGGCATCGCCGGCCGCTACTACGCCCTGGCCGCGGACGAGAGCGCCGAAGTCGCCGCCGCGATCGACGAGGCCTACATGCCGCGCTTCGCCGGCGACGCGATCGCGCCGTCGAAGCTGGGCCAGGTGGTGGCCATCGCCGAGCGTCTGGACACCCTGGCCGGCGGCTTCGCCGCGGGCCTGAAGCCGACCGGCAACAAGGACCCCTTCTCGCTGCGCCGCAACGCCCTCGGCCTGGCGCGGACGATCATCGAATCGCAGTTGTCGGTTTCGCTGGACGCACTGTTCGCCAAGGCCAGCGCCGCGGTGGTGCCGGTGGTGCATGCCTACCTGGAAAGCATCGAGTCGCCGAAGAAGCGCAAAGACGAAGAGGCGCGCGTGCATCCGTTCCTGCCTGCGGCCGACGGCGGCAACGGCGTCGAGTTCGCGATCGATCTCAACGACTTCACCCGCGAGCGGCTGCGCAGTTACTACGCCGACGTGGGCGTGACCCATCCGCAATTCGAATCCGTCCTCGAACGCGGGTCCTCGGACCTGTTCGATTTCGATCGCCGGGTCCAGGCCATCGTCGAATTCGCCAAACTCCCCGAGGCCGAAGCCCTGGCCGCCGCCAACAAGCGCAGCCGCAACATCCTCAAGAAGATCGAAGGCGCGTTGCCGGAGGCCATCGACGCGGCGCTGTTCGCCGAGCCGGCCGAGCGCGAGCTGGCCGAAGCGGTTGACGCGGCGGCGGCGGACACCGATGCGCTGCTGGCCCAGCGCGACTACGTCGCCGTGCTCGGCCGCCTGGCCCGGCTGCGGCCGCAGGTCGACGCCTTCTTCGACCAGGTGATGGTCAACGTCGATGACGCGGCCGTGCGCAACAACCGCCTGGCCCTGCTCAAGCGCCTGTCCGACCGCCTCGGCAGCGTCGCCGCGATCGAACATCTGTCGATCTGAGCCGCGCCGCTCCCGGGCAGGAGCGGCGTCCCACGGGATTTCCTGCGGTCGCCAGCCGCGACCGCGCTGCGAGCGATCGCGGCGCGGTCTGCGGGCGTGGGCGCGTTCGCATCGACCGTCACATCTGGCACAGATGCGGCGTTCGTTTCGATAAAGCGCGTGGGCCTCACGTGCCCTTAACGCGGACGCAGGCCGCAGGCTTCAAACTGCCCGGAAAAATCCTCAGGCAATACAAGCCGTTGCCGGTTAATCTGACGCATGCCCCCGACCCCCCGCCTGTTACTCGCCGCCGCCCTGTGTTTCGCATCCGTCGGCGCGGCGCAGGCGGCGAAGGTGGAAAAGGTCGACATCCGCGGCCTCGACGAGGCCATGACCCAGAACGTGCGCGTGTCGTTGTCGCTGGTCGACGCGATCGGCAAGACCGTGTCGGGGCGTCGCCTGGGCTATCTGTTGCGTGAGGCCGAGGACGAGGCGCGCGAGGCGCTGGAGCCGTTCGGCTACTACTCCCCGACCATCACCGTGGAAGACTCGCGCGGCAATCGCCGGCGCAGCGAGTCGCAGGCCGGCGACGCAGAAACCGAGCGCGAGGCGGTCGCAGCCGATGCCGCGGCGGCGCCGGAGCCGGCCGCGGAGCGGGCCCCGTCCAGCGCGCCGGTATCGGTGGTGATCACCGTCGACAAGGGCGAGCCGGTCAAGGTGCGCCGCTCCGACGTCGCGATCCTCGGCGCCGGCAGCGACGACCGCTATCTCAATCAGGATCTGGCCGCGTTCCGTCCCGGCCCCGACCAGGTCTTCAATCACGAGCTGTACGAGGCCAGCAAGACCAAGATCAGCCGCCGCCTGGCCGAACGCGGCTATTTCGATGCGGATTTCTCGTCGCGCCGGGTCGAGGTGACCCGGGCCCAGAACGCCGCGGATATCGATCTGGTCTGGACCAGCGGCCCGCGCTACGACATGGGCCCGATCAGCTTCGAGCAGACGCCCAAGCGGATCATCCGCGACAGCCTGCTGCAGCGCCTGGTGTACTGGGAACAGGGCAGCTACTACCACCAAGGCAAGCTCGACCGCTTCCGCGAATCGCTGGCGCGGTTGGATTACTTCTCCAGCATCGACATCGAACCGCAGCCGGACGCGGCGGTCGACGGCCAGGTCCCGGTCAAGGTCACCCTGACCCCGGCCAAGCGCAGCATCTACACCGCCGGCCTGAGCTACGGCACCGACAGCGGCGCCGGCGTGCGCCTGGGCCTGGAGCGGCGCTACCTCAACGATCGCGGCCACAAGGCCCTGGCCCAGGTCGACTACGCGCAGCGGCGCAAGACCGCGACCCTGCAGTACCGCATCCCCGCCTTCGCCTGGGTCGACGGTTGGTACACCTTCAGCCTGCAGGGTTCGGACGAGCAGACCGACTACATCGACACGCGCCGGATCGAACTGGTCGCCAGCCGCAGCGGCAAGATCAACCAGCACTGGACCGCGACCGCCTCGGTGCACGGCCTGCGCGAGCGCTGGGCCTACGCCGACGAGGACGACGACGATCCGACCACGCCGGTCGATTACCGCACCGCGACCTTCCTGTATCCCTCGCTGCGCGCCGAATACATCGACGCCGACGACCGCCTGTACCCGCGCAACGGCATCGGCGCCACCGGCATGATCCGCGGCGGCCTGCAGGGCGCGGGTTCGGACGCCAACTTCATCCAGGCCCACGTCACCGCGCGCTGGTACAAGGGCCTGGGCGAACGCAGCCGGCTGATCGCGCGCGGCGAACTCGGCCATACCTTCACCAACGAACTGGTCGACCTGCCGCCGAGCCTGCGCTTCTACGCCGGCGGCGACCGCAGCATCCGCGGCTACGAATGGCGCGAGGTCGGCCCGCGCATTCCGCCCGGGCCGGACCGCAAAGCCTTCGCGCTCGGCGCTAAGAACGTGATCACCGGCAGCGTCGAGTACGAGCAGTACTTCAACGACAGCTGGGGCGGCGCGGTGTTCGTCGACAGCGGCAGCGCCTTCGACGACACGCCCGACCTGCGCACCGGCGTCGGCATCGGCGTGCGCTGGCGCTCGCCGGTCGGCCCGCTGCGCATCGACATCGCGCGCGGCCTCGACGATCCGGATTCGAACTTCCAGATCTACCTCAACATCGGCGCCGAGTTCTGACCCGGACCCAAGGACGTATCCGCAGCCCATGAGCGAGACGGCGAAAACCCCGGAGCAACTGCTGATCGAGCGGCGCCAGCGCCGTCGCGCGGCGGCCAAGCGCTGGGCCTGGCGCAGCAGTTTCATCGCGGCGACGCTGACCTTGCTGTTCGCGTTCGCGGTGTATTGGCTGATCGCCACCATCGCCGGCCGCGACCTGCTGCTGCGCCAGATCGTGGCCCGCCTGCCGGCCGATTCCAGCTTCACCTGGCGCAGCGCCGAAGGCCCGATGTCGGGGCCGCTGACCCTGCGCGACGTGCGCTTCAGCTACCACGGCACGGTGTTTACCGCCGAACGCATCTACGTCGATCCGGCGCTGCGCCCGTTGCTCGGCCGCAAGCTGCGCCTGGACGCGCTGCAGGTCGAGCAGGCGACGCTGGACCTGGCCAAGAGCGACGAGCCGTTCGAACTGCCGCGTTGGCCGGAGGTCTTGCCGCAGATCGAGCCGCCGCTGGCCGTGCAGGCCGACGACGTGCGCATCGACGGCTTCAAGCTCAGCCAGGAAGGCAAGCCGCTGGTCGACGTGCGTCGCCTGCGCGCCGGTCTCGATGCGCAGGCCGGCCGGCTGCACGTGGAGAAACTCGAGGCCGATACCGACCGCGGACGTTTCACCCTGCATGGGCAATACGAGCCCTACGACGACTTCAAGACCGACCTGGTCGCGACCGCGGTGTTGCCGGCGGGCTTCGGCCGGACGCCGCCGCGGCTGGGCCTGGTCGCACGCGGCGATCTGTCGCGCATGGACGTGGCCCTGGCCGGCGCCGCGCCGGGACCGCTGCGCGCGACCCTGACCCTGCGCGGCAAAGACGATCCGCGATGGCAATTGCGCGCGCGCAGCGACGCGCTCGACATCGGCCTGCTGACCTCGCCCGGCGACGCCCCCGGCGACGCGCCGATGGCGTTGCGCTTCGAGGCCGAAGGCGTCGGCGGCAACGCCGACCTGCGCGGCGAGTTCCGTCAGGGCGAGCTGGCGATCGACGTGCTGCCGTCCAAGGTGTCGCTGAAGGACCAGGTGCTGGACGTGCAGCCGCTGGCGCTGCGCCTGTTCGACGGCACCGCGACCTTGCGCGGCCACGCCGACTTCCGCGACGCCGACAACGGCCAATTCAAGTTCGCGGTCAATGCCCGCGGCCTGACCTGGGGCGGCACCGCGGCGCCGACCACCCTGGCCACGGTCGGCAAGCCCGCCAAGGCGGTCGCCGCGCCGGCGACGCCGGCGGTGACCTTGGAAACCGCCGATCTCGGCTTCGCCGGCACGGTCAAGGCCTGGGCCGCGATCGGCACCGCCAAGCTGGTGCGCGACAAGCAGGCGGCGACGGTCGAGTTCGACGGCCGCGGCGACGACCAGCGCATGACCCTGAAGTCGCTCAAGGCCAGGATGCCGACCGGCCGCCTCGACGCCAGCGGCGACGTGGCCTGGGCGCCGTCGCTGCGCTGGGATGCCAAGGCGACCCTGTCCGGCTTCGACCCGGGCTATTTCGCGCCGGAGTTCAAGGGCGCGGTCGACGGCCAACTGGCCAGCACCGGCACCACCCGCACCGACGGCGGCCTGGAGATCCAGGCCAGCGCCGAACGCCTCGGCGGCCGTCTGCGCGATCGCCCGCTCGGCGGCCGCGGCCGGTTCGCCATGCACGGCGCGGCCAGCGGCAAGACCGGCGACGCCTACGACGGCGACGTCGCCCTCACCCTCGGCGGCAGTCGCATCGACGCCAAGGGCAAGTACGCCCAGGCCATCGATGTCGACGCCACGCTGGCGCCGTTGCAGTTGAACGATCTATTGCCGGGCGCCGCCGGCAGCCTGACCGGCACGCTCAAGCTCAAGGGCGCGGCCGATGCGCCGGACATCGACGCCGACCTCAGCGGCAGCGGGCTGAAGTACGGCGATTACCGCGCCGCCAGCGTCAGCGCCAAGGGCCGCCTGCCCTGGCGCGGCCGCGGCGGCGAACTGATCGTGCGCGCCAGCGACCTCGACGCCGGCCTGGCCTTGTCGTCGTTGAACCTCGACGCGCGCGGCGCGATCGAGGCCTTGCAGCTGCAGGCGCAGGCCAGCAGCGAGGTCGCCGCGCTCGAACTGACCGGCCATGCCGACAAGCGCGGCGCGACCTGGCAGGGCGCCCTGGCTTCGCTGCAACTGACCCCGAGCAAGGGCGCGTCCTGGCGCCTGCAGCAGCCGGCGCAGTTCCGCTGGGACGGCCGCAACGGCGCGCTCAGCAACGCTTGCCTGGCTTCGAGCAGCGGCGGTTCGCTGTGCGCGAGCGCGGATTGGCCGCGGCGCGGCGTGGACCTCAAGGGGCA is part of the Lysobacter firmicutimachus genome and encodes:
- a CDS encoding translocation/assembly module TamB domain-containing protein produces the protein MSETAKTPEQLLIERRQRRRAAAKRWAWRSSFIAATLTLLFAFAVYWLIATIAGRDLLLRQIVARLPADSSFTWRSAEGPMSGPLTLRDVRFSYHGTVFTAERIYVDPALRPLLGRKLRLDALQVEQATLDLAKSDEPFELPRWPEVLPQIEPPLAVQADDVRIDGFKLSQEGKPLVDVRRLRAGLDAQAGRLHVEKLEADTDRGRFTLHGQYEPYDDFKTDLVATAVLPAGFGRTPPRLGLVARGDLSRMDVALAGAAPGPLRATLTLRGKDDPRWQLRARSDALDIGLLTSPGDAPGDAPMALRFEAEGVGGNADLRGEFRQGELAIDVLPSKVSLKDQVLDVQPLALRLFDGTATLRGHADFRDADNGQFKFAVNARGLTWGGTAAPTTLATVGKPAKAVAAPATPAVTLETADLGFAGTVKAWAAIGTAKLVRDKQAATVEFDGRGDDQRMTLKSLKARMPTGRLDASGDVAWAPSLRWDAKATLSGFDPGYFAPEFKGAVDGQLASTGTTRTDGGLEIQASAERLGGRLRDRPLGGRGRFAMHGAASGKTGDAYDGDVALTLGGSRIDAKGKYAQAIDVDATLAPLQLNDLLPGAAGSLTGTLKLKGAADAPDIDADLSGSGLKYGDYRAASVSAKGRLPWRGRGGELIVRASDLDAGLALSSLNLDARGAIEALQLQAQASSEVAALELTGHADKRGATWQGALASLQLTPSKGASWRLQQPAQFRWDGRNGALSNACLASSSGGSLCASADWPRRGVDLKGQGLPLLLAQPYLPERSDKRPWLLRGEIAVDGSLRPLGNGWRGQFDVSSAGGGLKFSERSRRELLRYNQLALKAEFDPQRLRAELKAGFNDDGRIEADVATGWDAYAPLSGAIAVDTDELTWIELLSPDIVEPKGKLEGRISLAGTRSQPLLGGQARLSQFSTEVPSLAIVLQDGDVRLDAQPDGSARIAGSVRSGEGTLNVDGTLGWQGEDTPLVLNLRGTNVLASDTRDLRAVANPELTVRYAAKQPLSVTGKVTIPSARIDLERLDQGVSVSEDVVVLDPVDPEDTGSSPLDLDLTLAVGDDVKLNGFGLEGKLGGQMRVRSRPGREMTASGALNVEGRYTAYGQKLQITRGNLVWNNGPVSDPILDIRAEREVGAVTAGVDISGRVSSPQVSVWSDPASSQSEALAYLALGRPLSSVTGDESKQLNAASAALSAGGGLLASQLGAKIGLDDAGVMESRALGGSVLGVGKYLSPRLYVGYGVSLLGTGQVLTLKYLLRKGFDIEIESSTLENRASINWRKEK